The following proteins come from a genomic window of Thermoproteus sp.:
- a CDS encoding methyltransferase domain-containing protein, which produces MSFFGRFIEDLNVTRYYSDFIKAAGGLDEVRNALRWSVWYALKWWYEIYREGLNKSNNIFVRALYLSLLENGYIDRDGKIVKRVKEPKPPINSYAAEFVSLHESFDRIGAVKIASNQADENTIGILYSTMLSQGWYDVMRVTFFRLVELAEYKRIYVPVVKEGHDIASLLTIAAPELVVGYDYRPDSVELSREVLGRNVSISSCQGKGICIFQASGSCDVADLLGAQYSQSFDAALVFHSLYWMLDPMADLRCIRKLLRPGGRLLVGQQVVESTPGLVAMVAAMGAKHVFRSSDVENMLEAAGYKREKVYLRTTPFYIAVWRS; this is translated from the coding sequence ATGAGTTTTTTCGGCCGCTTTATAGAGGACCTAAACGTAACTAGGTACTATAGCGATTTCATAAAGGCCGCTGGCGGTCTCGATGAGGTGAGGAATGCGTTGAGATGGAGCGTCTGGTATGCGCTTAAATGGTGGTACGAAATATATAGAGAGGGTTTAAATAAGAGTAATAATATATTTGTTAGAGCTCTATATTTATCGTTATTAGAAAATGGATATATAGATAGAGATGGTAAAATCGTAAAGAGAGTAAAAGAGCCTAAGCCTCCTATAAATAGTTATGCGGCAGAATTCGTGAGCCTTCACGAATCGTTTGACAGAATAGGTGCGGTCAAAATAGCGTCGAATCAAGCGGATGAGAATACTATAGGTATCCTGTACTCAACCATGCTCTCGCAGGGGTGGTACGACGTAATGCGCGTTACATTCTTTAGGCTAGTGGAACTCGCTGAGTATAAGAGGATTTATGTGCCTGTAGTGAAGGAGGGCCATGACATAGCCTCACTTTTAACCATAGCGGCGCCGGAGCTAGTAGTGGGCTACGACTACAGGCCTGATTCGGTCGAGCTGTCTAGGGAGGTTTTGGGTAGGAATGTCAGTATAAGCTCTTGTCAGGGCAAGGGAATCTGTATCTTCCAAGCCTCAGGTAGTTGCGATGTGGCAGACCTACTGGGGGCCCAGTACTCCCAGAGCTTTGATGCCGCTTTGGTGTTCCATTCGCTTTACTGGATGTTAGACCCCATGGCGGACCTCAGGTGTATACGCAAATTATTGAGACCCGGCGGTCGGCTGTTGGTCGGCCAACAGGTCGTCGAGTCTACGCCCGGCCTTGTGGCGATGGTGGCCGCCATGGGTGCGAAGCACGTCTTTCGTTCTTCAGATGTCGAAAACATGCTGGAGGCCGCGGGGTATAAACGGGAGAAGGTCTACCTGAGGACTACGCCGTTTTATATCGCCGTGTGGCGTTCGTAA
- a CDS encoding class I SAM-dependent methyltransferase, protein MPLGVDMTGLGERWRKVYPAYDRLPEVYERMNIAMTWGQVDKWRRQLAALLPPNAVRILDAGCGPGNMTRHLLSPTRYVVGLDYSIEMLRALRLDVDRVQGIFEFLPFRDGAFDAVVLAYSLHAARDLERALAELTRVSREVAAVSMGKPDSLIVRRLFRLYVKYFVPMLARVLAPGHVGEYKALVDILDAALPNEKLKSLLERWLDLKYFGTRGVGAIYIFYGFTNATRRYKTA, encoded by the coding sequence ATGCCTTTGGGGGTCGACATGACGGGGCTCGGCGAGCGTTGGCGTAAGGTGTATCCGGCCTACGATAGGTTGCCTGAAGTCTATGAGAGGATGAACATTGCGATGACTTGGGGCCAGGTAGACAAATGGAGAAGGCAACTCGCCGCGTTGTTGCCGCCCAACGCTGTTAGGATATTAGACGCCGGGTGCGGACCGGGCAATATGACCAGGCATTTACTGTCTCCGACGCGGTACGTCGTAGGCCTCGACTACTCCATCGAGATGTTGAGGGCCTTGAGACTCGATGTGGATAGGGTGCAGGGCATCTTCGAGTTCTTGCCATTTAGAGATGGGGCGTTCGACGCCGTCGTGCTCGCATATTCGCTACACGCAGCACGCGATCTAGAGAGGGCTCTGGCCGAGCTCACACGAGTGTCTAGAGAAGTCGCCGCGGTCAGCATGGGCAAGCCCGACAGCCTCATCGTCAGGAGACTCTTTAGGTTATATGTCAAGTACTTCGTCCCGATGCTGGCTCGCGTGTTAGCGCCGGGCCATGTGGGCGAGTACAAGGCGCTTGTAGACATCCTCGACGCCGCGTTGCCCAACGAGAAGTTGAAATCCCTACTCGAGAGGTGGCTAGACCTTAAGTACTTCGGGACGAGGGGGGTCGGCGCTATATATATATTCTATGGCTTTACGAACGCCACACGGCGATATAAAACGGCGTAG
- a CDS encoding membrane dipeptidase, with protein sequence MIYDLHEDISYYYFVERKSEFDVDEAGRQSDLPKLKRAEVDLVFASIFPIRYSSLGASPAGSKETSLEMFKIIYRLATRHEITIVERAADLNRSGLKFLISLEGADALDEPEDLLLYYRLGLRAVGITWNLDNKYGASCMTKRDYGLTAYGVELVELANRLGVVIDLAHASKNTALDVLYISKKPVVISHANVAAVYKTNRNVDDEVLEALKRNGGVIGLTAIPSTIGGDGSVRDLVRHALYVKETFGAELLAIGSDALGVDRMAVGMESIDKLPIFLDLLRSAGFSEDEIEGIAYKNAKRVIEANLS encoded by the coding sequence ATGATATACGACCTACATGAAGACATATCCTATTATTACTTCGTTGAACGTAAATCAGAATTCGACGTGGATGAAGCCGGTAGGCAGTCCGACTTGCCGAAACTCAAGAGGGCTGAAGTCGACCTCGTCTTCGCGTCGATATTCCCTATACGCTACAGCTCTCTGGGCGCCTCCCCTGCGGGCTCTAAGGAGACCTCGTTAGAGATGTTTAAGATAATTTACAGATTGGCCACGCGGCATGAAATAACTATAGTCGAAAGGGCGGCAGATCTAAACCGCAGCGGCCTTAAGTTCTTAATTTCGCTTGAGGGGGCTGACGCCCTAGACGAGCCCGAAGACCTTTTGTTGTACTATAGGCTGGGCCTTAGGGCTGTAGGCATTACGTGGAATTTAGACAACAAATACGGCGCTTCGTGCATGACGAAAAGAGACTACGGGCTCACCGCCTACGGCGTAGAGCTTGTGGAGCTCGCAAATAGGCTCGGCGTCGTGATAGATCTGGCCCATGCCAGCAAGAACACAGCCCTCGACGTCTTGTATATAAGCAAAAAGCCGGTGGTAATAAGCCATGCAAATGTCGCTGCGGTGTATAAAACTAATCGTAATGTAGATGACGAGGTGTTAGAGGCGTTGAAAAGAAACGGCGGCGTGATTGGACTTACGGCGATACCTTCAACTATCGGCGGAGACGGTAGCGTTAGGGATTTAGTCAGACACGCCCTATATGTGAAGGAGACCTTTGGTGCCGAGCTTTTGGCCATAGGGTCTGACGCCCTTGGGGTGGACCGCATGGCTGTAGGCATGGAGTCCATCGACAAGCTGCCGATTTTCTTAGATCTACTACGCAGTGCGGGCTTTAGCGAGGATGAAATAGAGGGGATTGCGTACAAAAACGCTAAAAGGGTAATTGAGGCCAATCTGTCGTGA
- a CDS encoding ATPase domain-containing protein codes for MAQGRDVNGLVLKGVTVVVGRPGTGKTTFCMRVAQEALRAGRKVLWVSLYEGKDLFLEEAAKLGYKLEDVDFWDAVAVQAEAFWSRLMDYISERRPDLIVIDSVTPLVEGADGRSLMLNALYRALRPASIDILMTAERGTPPFVEYIADNVIKMFLERTEEGVPERRMCIDKARGLPGGYCRQFDIIDSVGLVFFDELKPTARKARRDIDGLHPR; via the coding sequence GTGGCCCAAGGCCGAGACGTGAACGGGCTAGTGCTCAAAGGCGTTACCGTCGTTGTGGGCAGGCCGGGGACAGGCAAGACTACGTTCTGCATGAGAGTTGCGCAAGAGGCGCTGAGGGCCGGTAGGAAGGTCCTCTGGGTCTCGTTATATGAGGGGAAGGACTTATTCCTAGAGGAGGCCGCCAAATTGGGCTATAAGCTCGAGGACGTGGACTTCTGGGATGCCGTGGCGGTCCAGGCAGAGGCCTTTTGGAGCCGCCTTATGGATTACATATCGGAGCGCCGCCCAGATTTAATCGTGATAGACTCGGTGACGCCGCTAGTGGAGGGCGCTGACGGTAGGTCGCTGATGTTAAACGCCCTTTATCGCGCATTGAGGCCGGCGTCTATAGACATATTGATGACGGCGGAGAGGGGCACGCCTCCCTTCGTCGAGTATATAGCCGATAACGTGATTAAGATGTTCCTAGAGCGTACGGAGGAGGGTGTGCCCGAGCGGAGGATGTGTATAGACAAGGCTAGAGGGCTTCCAGGAGGCTACTGTAGGCAGTTCGACATAATAGACTCGGTAGGTTTGGTGTTCTTCGACGAGCTCAAGCCGACCGCCCGGAAGGCCCGTAGAGATATCGATGGGCTCCACCCTAGATGA
- a CDS encoding ATPase domain-containing protein: protein MGSTLDDLVGGSFVGNTLLVGPAGAGKTRLAVKLASMAAARGYKVVYRTFSEEPWQIKERAKAYGADFDVVAIKLKPPSYGTHVYEFYRLINEARPDLIVSDGFDLEFRVYGRKAFEMNIRMLSALKEAGIAFIGTMSRTYGLANYVDNVLALKFDDGGRRVEVIKSFRKPRRLVCRLSESLECD from the coding sequence ATGGGCTCCACCCTAGATGACTTAGTTGGCGGCTCTTTTGTGGGCAATACGCTGTTGGTGGGACCGGCTGGCGCGGGGAAGACTAGACTCGCAGTGAAGTTGGCCTCCATGGCCGCCGCCAGAGGCTATAAGGTGGTCTATAGGACGTTTTCGGAGGAGCCTTGGCAGATAAAAGAGAGGGCAAAGGCCTATGGGGCTGACTTCGACGTAGTCGCGATTAAGCTGAAGCCGCCGAGTTACGGGACCCATGTATATGAGTTCTATAGGCTCATAAACGAGGCGAGACCTGACCTCATAGTCTCCGACGGCTTCGACTTGGAGTTTAGGGTATACGGGAGGAAGGCCTTCGAGATGAACATAAGAATGCTATCCGCATTGAAGGAGGCCGGCATTGCATTCATAGGGACTATGTCTAGAACCTACGGGCTGGCCAACTATGTGGACAACGTGCTCGCCCTAAAATTCGACGACGGCGGCAGGAGGGTCGAGGTCATAAAGTCGTTCAGAAAGCCTAGGCGTCTCGTTTGCCGTCTCTCGGAATCTCTCGAGTGCGATTAA
- a CDS encoding glycosyltransferase family 2 protein gives MISVVVPTYNEVENIGPLVERLDVAFSGTPYEVVVVDDSSPDGTAEAAGELARRYPVRVLVRPGRFGLSSAVVFGARAARGDVVVVMDADLQHPPELAPILARAVREGEADLAVATRYGRGGGVAGWPAYRRLISRGATLLARLVLPEARALSDPESGFFAVRRSCLASVRPTGLYKILLDVLVQCRPERVVEVPYVFRPRRAGKSKLGVRHMADYLAQLMRLSGWRPFKFAAVGASGIAVAEAVLYALAGLPYYIAALAAIEVSLTTNYLLNRLWTFRGRGGGALEGWLKYHVATALGNAANYGLSNALVLAGASRYLAYIIGVLAGFVANYILSETWVFNRTREIPRDGKRDA, from the coding sequence CTGATTTCAGTCGTAGTCCCCACATACAACGAGGTCGAGAACATAGGGCCTCTCGTCGAGAGACTGGACGTCGCCTTTTCGGGAACTCCCTACGAGGTGGTGGTAGTAGACGACAGCTCGCCCGACGGAACTGCCGAGGCCGCAGGGGAACTCGCCCGTAGGTACCCCGTGAGAGTCCTGGTGAGGCCCGGCCGTTTCGGCCTCTCTTCGGCTGTGGTATTCGGGGCAAGGGCGGCGAGGGGGGACGTCGTAGTGGTGATGGACGCAGATCTGCAACACCCGCCGGAGCTCGCGCCGATCTTGGCGAGGGCCGTCCGCGAGGGCGAGGCCGACTTGGCTGTCGCCACTAGGTACGGGAGGGGCGGCGGAGTGGCGGGGTGGCCAGCCTACAGGCGACTCATATCGAGGGGGGCCACCCTCCTGGCAAGACTGGTCCTGCCCGAGGCGAGGGCGCTTTCCGATCCAGAGTCTGGCTTCTTCGCCGTGAGGAGGAGCTGCCTCGCCTCGGTCAGGCCGACAGGCCTCTACAAGATACTGCTGGACGTCTTGGTTCAATGCAGGCCGGAGCGCGTGGTCGAGGTGCCTTATGTCTTCCGCCCCAGGAGGGCCGGCAAGTCGAAGCTCGGCGTGAGGCACATGGCCGACTACCTGGCGCAGCTCATGAGGCTGTCGGGCTGGAGGCCCTTCAAGTTCGCGGCCGTAGGGGCCTCCGGCATAGCCGTCGCCGAGGCCGTCCTCTACGCCTTGGCGGGACTGCCGTACTACATCGCCGCACTCGCCGCCATAGAGGTCTCCCTAACCACAAACTACCTCCTGAACAGACTGTGGACATTTAGGGGGAGGGGCGGAGGGGCCCTCGAGGGGTGGCTGAAGTACCACGTCGCGACCGCCCTAGGCAACGCCGCCAACTACGGCCTCTCCAACGCCCTCGTGCTGGCTGGCGCCTCTAGATATTTGGCCTATATCATAGGCGTCCTCGCAGGATTCGTAGCGAATTATATCTTGTCGGAAACTTGGGTTTTTAATCGCACTCGAGAGATTCCGAGAGACGGCAAACGAGACGCCTAG
- the malQ gene encoding 4-alpha-glucanotransferase, giving the protein MLRGAGVLLHVSSLPGPHGVGDMGPSAYRLIDFLHEAGQTYWQVLPLNPVLPEYDNSPYSSISSFAGEPAYISLELLAEQGVISSMPSVEFGRGRADYAAARMYKLKVLQDARRPEDLDEFVAVNEWWLEDYSLYVALREYFGTPWVQWPRELRDRDKVELRRWRQKLRRRIELEKLLQYFFWKQWHELKRYANSLGIFIIGDLPIYLSLDSADVWAHRHLFKLNEDGSPKYVAGVPPDYFSPTGQLWGNPVYDWDAMRAEGYGWWLSRLKYLLTVFDYVRLDHFRGYVAYWEVPAGEQTAINGRWVPAPGRELFEKALSELGELKIIAEDLGYITPDVIELREQFGLPGMRVIQFAWDGNPANEHKPHNYVKNLVVYTGTHDNNTIVGWFNHEASPRARREALEYMGRRSLKGINWAFIRLVYSSVADVAIVPIQDFLGLGPEARMNKPGTRGGNWTWRLAELPGRELAGRIRRLARLYGR; this is encoded by the coding sequence GTGCTCCGAGGCGCTGGCGTCCTCCTCCACGTGTCGTCGTTGCCGGGACCCCATGGAGTAGGCGACATGGGCCCCTCTGCGTACCGCCTAATAGACTTCCTCCATGAGGCCGGACAGACATATTGGCAGGTATTGCCCCTCAACCCGGTCCTACCTGAATACGACAATTCGCCTTACAGCTCCATTTCGTCTTTTGCGGGCGAGCCCGCCTACATAAGCCTGGAGCTTCTGGCGGAGCAAGGCGTGATATCGAGCATGCCCTCTGTCGAATTCGGCCGAGGGCGTGCCGACTACGCCGCGGCCCGTATGTATAAACTAAAGGTCTTGCAAGACGCCAGAAGGCCAGAGGACTTAGATGAATTTGTGGCTGTGAACGAGTGGTGGCTTGAAGACTACTCCCTCTATGTGGCCTTGAGGGAGTACTTCGGGACTCCGTGGGTCCAATGGCCTAGGGAGCTTAGGGATAGAGACAAGGTGGAATTGAGGCGGTGGCGCCAAAAATTGAGAAGGCGGATAGAGCTGGAGAAACTCCTCCAATATTTCTTTTGGAAGCAGTGGCACGAGTTGAAGAGATACGCCAATTCGCTCGGCATATTCATAATCGGCGATTTGCCGATCTATTTGAGCCTAGATAGCGCCGACGTGTGGGCCCATAGGCATTTATTCAAGCTCAACGAAGACGGAAGCCCCAAATACGTGGCAGGAGTTCCTCCAGACTATTTCTCGCCTACAGGCCAGTTGTGGGGCAATCCGGTCTACGACTGGGACGCGATGAGGGCCGAGGGCTACGGCTGGTGGCTGAGTAGGCTGAAGTACTTGCTTACGGTTTTCGATTACGTCCGCCTCGACCACTTCAGAGGCTACGTGGCGTATTGGGAAGTTCCCGCCGGGGAGCAGACGGCCATAAATGGACGTTGGGTTCCGGCGCCTGGCCGCGAGCTGTTCGAAAAAGCGCTTTCGGAGCTAGGCGAGTTGAAAATAATAGCGGAGGACCTCGGCTACATCACCCCAGACGTAATAGAGCTGAGGGAACAATTTGGCCTTCCGGGAATGAGGGTGATTCAATTCGCTTGGGACGGCAATCCGGCCAACGAGCACAAGCCCCATAACTACGTCAAGAACCTGGTCGTATACACGGGCACCCACGACAACAACACCATAGTGGGTTGGTTCAACCACGAGGCGTCGCCGAGGGCCAGGAGGGAGGCGTTAGAGTATATGGGCCGCCGTTCCCTAAAGGGTATCAACTGGGCCTTCATAAGGCTCGTCTACTCCTCGGTGGCCGACGTCGCGATCGTGCCGATACAAGACTTCTTGGGGCTGGGCCCCGAGGCGAGGATGAACAAGCCGGGCACCAGGGGCGGCAACTGGACTTGGCGCCTAGCGGAGTTGCCGGGGAGGGAACTGGCAGGGAGGATAAGGCGCTTGGCCCGCCTGTACGGCCGTTAG
- a CDS encoding phospholipase D-like domain-containing protein translates to MRAILLVLMLSSIVIAQALNICPNAVIVGPQNATEIASYISKAQKAVYIETYALTWRDLAQTLVSLAQRGVEVYVVLSGNVYGGIPTTEKQLAQYLKDNGVNVAFNYDFKYVHTKAFVIDNKTVILGSINPTYSGVTSDIGLDVVINNSTLAQEVASIILNDYMGVYPDYDYPGVVISPVNSYNELSWLLNRPGRAYAAVEEVYSSSGLADTLMSKAEVVLARVTDVQGVETINDLTAKVIVVGDYVYVGSVNLSGNSINNNRELGLVLYCPLLAEAARSLILQWAGSAAGTISASSTSSAVSYTTAATTSQDLITLVAIVLLALLIVYSSRRKRRRP, encoded by the coding sequence ATGAGGGCCATATTATTAGTTTTAATGTTATCGTCAATAGTTATAGCGCAGGCGCTCAATATATGTCCAAACGCAGTCATAGTGGGCCCGCAGAACGCCACGGAGATCGCCTCCTATATATCTAAAGCACAGAAGGCGGTCTATATAGAGACCTACGCGCTCACTTGGCGCGACCTGGCTCAGACCCTTGTGTCTTTGGCCCAGAGGGGCGTGGAGGTATATGTAGTTCTGTCGGGCAACGTCTACGGCGGGATTCCCACCACCGAGAAGCAGTTGGCACAGTACCTCAAGGACAATGGGGTGAACGTGGCGTTTAATTACGACTTTAAGTATGTACACACAAAGGCTTTCGTCATAGACAACAAGACTGTGATATTGGGCTCGATAAACCCCACCTATTCGGGCGTCACAAGCGATATAGGCCTCGACGTGGTGATAAACAACTCGACTTTAGCGCAGGAGGTGGCCTCCATAATCCTCAATGACTATATGGGGGTCTATCCGGACTACGACTACCCCGGCGTGGTCATATCGCCCGTGAATTCCTACAACGAGCTGAGCTGGCTTTTAAATAGGCCTGGGCGCGCCTACGCCGCAGTGGAGGAGGTCTACTCCAGCTCTGGCCTTGCCGACACCCTCATGTCCAAGGCGGAGGTCGTCTTGGCGAGAGTCACAGATGTACAGGGAGTTGAGACAATCAACGACTTGACGGCGAAGGTCATAGTCGTCGGCGACTACGTATACGTGGGGTCTGTCAATTTGAGCGGGAACTCCATAAACAACAACAGAGAGCTCGGGCTAGTGCTCTACTGCCCCTTGCTCGCCGAGGCGGCAAGGAGTCTTATACTCCAATGGGCCGGCTCCGCCGCGGGCACCATCAGCGCCTCCTCGACATCTTCTGCCGTAAGCTATACTACCGCCGCCACGACATCGCAGGACTTAATTACGCTTGTGGCCATTGTGTTGTTGGCCCTCCTAATCGTATATTCAAGTAGGAGGAAAAGGAGGAGGCCTTAA
- a CDS encoding radical SAM protein: MRIAIIDGYTDEPAGLGVPPYIDVYPRYVAGAIKTVDPAHEVFYFTIDSLRGDWPASLRALARYDMLVVVAGITTPGKYLGGTPISYEELLDIGRIEGPVKVLGGPVARYGYGIEGGTVAIPPARFKRYYDIVATGDVDLAVYEVLKYGVEKARPSAVHERYELVDQFAVRGAFIVRQHPNFGVNLIAEIETYSGCPRYVSGGCSFCTTVAYGAVEFRRPEAIAREVEALYNAGVVHFRLGRQADFYAYMAEDTGKVDLPKPNVAAIERLLMGVRNAAPGLETLHIDNVNPGTIAKWPAESAEVTKLLVKYGTPGNVAAMGVETADPRVVKINNLKVEPEEAFEAVKLVSSIGSVRGPNGMPWLLPGLNFVLGLPGETKETYELNKQFLRRILEAGLMVRRVNIRQVLIFPSTRLWSLAKKLEAKLRERKRLVHAFKKWVRENFDRPMLERVVPRGTVLRGVVAEQNYGRGTYARQPGSYPLLVYIPAEIKPGTKLDVVVVEHGFRSVLGVPLGYKSKHLERYLKKLGDLSP; the protein is encoded by the coding sequence GTGCGTATCGCCATAATCGACGGCTATACCGACGAGCCGGCGGGACTGGGGGTCCCGCCGTATATAGACGTATATCCCCGATACGTCGCCGGCGCGATTAAGACCGTGGATCCGGCCCACGAGGTGTTCTACTTCACAATAGACTCGTTAAGGGGCGATTGGCCTGCGTCTTTGAGGGCGCTTGCAAGATACGACATGTTGGTCGTAGTGGCTGGCATCACTACGCCAGGGAAATACCTAGGCGGGACGCCCATATCCTACGAGGAGCTCCTCGACATAGGGCGTATAGAGGGCCCCGTGAAGGTCTTGGGGGGCCCTGTGGCGAGGTACGGCTACGGCATAGAGGGCGGTACCGTCGCCATACCCCCCGCGAGGTTTAAGCGCTATTACGACATAGTAGCTACAGGCGATGTGGACTTGGCGGTATACGAGGTGCTTAAATATGGCGTAGAGAAGGCCAGACCTTCGGCGGTCCACGAGAGGTACGAGCTCGTTGACCAGTTTGCCGTCCGCGGCGCCTTTATAGTACGTCAACATCCAAACTTCGGCGTGAACTTGATAGCAGAAATAGAGACCTACAGCGGCTGTCCCCGCTATGTGTCAGGCGGCTGTTCTTTTTGCACCACCGTGGCCTACGGCGCCGTTGAGTTCAGAAGGCCCGAGGCGATAGCCAGAGAGGTCGAGGCGCTCTACAATGCCGGCGTCGTGCACTTCCGCCTGGGCAGACAAGCGGACTTCTACGCCTATATGGCGGAAGATACAGGGAAGGTAGACCTGCCCAAGCCCAATGTGGCCGCAATAGAGCGACTTCTAATGGGGGTCAGGAACGCCGCGCCGGGACTCGAAACTCTACATATAGACAATGTCAACCCCGGCACGATCGCCAAGTGGCCCGCCGAGTCGGCAGAGGTGACCAAATTGCTGGTTAAATACGGCACGCCGGGCAACGTGGCGGCTATGGGGGTCGAGACGGCGGACCCCCGCGTAGTCAAAATCAACAACTTGAAGGTCGAGCCGGAGGAGGCCTTTGAGGCCGTCAAGCTGGTCAGCTCCATAGGGTCCGTCAGAGGCCCCAACGGCATGCCCTGGCTCCTCCCCGGCTTGAACTTCGTGTTGGGTCTCCCCGGCGAAACCAAAGAGACCTACGAGCTGAACAAACAATTCCTGAGGCGGATCCTAGAGGCCGGCCTAATGGTGCGGCGCGTGAACATAAGGCAGGTCTTGATATTCCCCAGCACCAGGCTCTGGTCTCTCGCCAAGAAGCTGGAGGCCAAGTTGAGGGAGAGGAAGCGGCTCGTCCACGCGTTTAAGAAGTGGGTAAGGGAGAATTTCGACAGGCCCATGCTGGAGAGGGTGGTGCCCCGCGGCACCGTGTTGAGGGGGGTCGTGGCCGAGCAGAACTACGGCCGCGGCACATATGCCCGCCAGCCCGGCTCCTACCCCCTCCTCGTCTACATACCTGCGGAGATAAAGCCGGGGACCAAACTGGACGTAGTGGTGGTGGAACACGGCTTTAGGAGCGTCTTAGGGGTTCCGTTGGGGTACAAATCCAAGCATCTTGAGAGATACCTCAAAAAACTCGGAGACCTCTCTCCGTAG
- a CDS encoding cobalamin biosynthesis protein — MWGQPLVLAIALLFEAIDVPRRWRGYLVSRLAPPQAHPASLIYKAAARLAVRGRVLRNTAVVLLLTVSTALVFWAVQAYLGSGLWQAVVEAYLLKLTFSETHILYPCLWEYRRDECPREVVQQFVRRDLSSASCPHVASACLESAAESFVDSFVSPLFWYALLGLPGAWIQRAANMLDGLMGFKEWGRSGTAAARLDTALNWAPARIAAVFILASAYLVGSRPNLRALKDRHLVESINARWPISAIAAAVHVKLEKPGSYSVGSGDLPCREDVRKGLAVLAVAMALYSAALLSSLYIIYI; from the coding sequence TTGTGGGGACAACCGCTAGTTCTGGCCATCGCCTTGCTGTTCGAGGCTATAGACGTGCCGAGGCGGTGGCGGGGGTACTTGGTAAGTAGGTTGGCGCCTCCGCAGGCGCATCCGGCGTCGTTGATATACAAGGCGGCCGCCCGCCTCGCCGTTAGGGGCCGAGTTCTACGAAATACCGCCGTGGTCCTTTTGCTTACTGTCTCGACGGCGCTCGTGTTCTGGGCGGTTCAGGCCTATCTGGGCTCCGGCCTGTGGCAGGCTGTAGTCGAGGCGTATCTGCTCAAACTGACCTTCTCCGAGACCCACATATTGTACCCCTGCCTGTGGGAGTATAGGCGCGACGAGTGCCCCAGAGAGGTAGTCCAACAGTTCGTCAGGCGGGATCTATCCTCTGCGTCCTGTCCCCATGTGGCCTCGGCGTGTCTCGAATCCGCGGCCGAGTCCTTCGTCGACTCTTTCGTCTCGCCGTTGTTCTGGTACGCCCTGCTGGGGCTACCGGGAGCTTGGATCCAAAGGGCCGCCAACATGCTGGACGGCCTCATGGGCTTCAAGGAGTGGGGGCGGTCGGGGACCGCAGCGGCCCGTCTGGACACTGCGCTTAACTGGGCGCCTGCGAGAATTGCGGCCGTCTTCATATTGGCCTCGGCCTATCTAGTCGGCTCGAGGCCGAATCTAAGGGCCCTCAAGGATAGACACCTCGTGGAGAGTATAAATGCCCGTTGGCCCATATCGGCGATAGCCGCCGCGGTACACGTGAAGTTGGAGAAACCAGGCAGTTATTCCGTGGGGTCCGGCGACCTTCCCTGTAGGGAGGACGTCCGTAAAGGGCTGGCGGTCTTGGCGGTAGCAATGGCGCTGTACTCGGCGGCTCTCTTGTCGTCGCTCTACATCATATATATATGA
- a CDS encoding ASCH domain-containing protein, whose product MLSRRYLEDLLAGKKRATIRLGRVKRDHEAIIHSGGKIVAVAEILDVRYKRVAELDDFDAQLDGYKDVRELKKALRRHYPQIKDGDVVSIIIFGNVKKVDMPEGSDYLGLKPNELAELALKRLELKEEERRILGAVAKYKSIRRAALKLFGSVEKRKVIRRLLKRVARELSCGDNR is encoded by the coding sequence ATGTTGTCTCGGCGTTACCTCGAAGATCTGCTGGCCGGCAAGAAGAGGGCAACAATAAGGCTGGGCAGAGTCAAGAGGGACCACGAGGCCATTATACATAGCGGCGGGAAGATAGTCGCAGTGGCCGAGATACTCGACGTGAGGTATAAACGTGTAGCCGAGCTTGACGACTTCGACGCACAACTCGACGGCTATAAAGACGTGAGGGAGTTGAAAAAGGCGCTTCGTAGGCACTACCCGCAGATTAAAGACGGCGATGTGGTCTCTATCATAATATTCGGTAACGTCAAGAAGGTCGACATGCCGGAAGGCTCCGACTACCTGGGCTTAAAACCTAACGAACTCGCCGAACTGGCCCTCAAGAGGCTGGAGTTGAAAGAAGAGGAGAGGAGGATTCTAGGCGCCGTTGCCAAATATAAAAGTATAAGGAGGGCCGCCCTCAAGCTCTTCGGCTCCGTTGAGAAGAGGAAGGTCATAAGAAGGCTTTTAAAGCGAGTCGCCAGGGAGCTGTCTTGTGGGGACAACCGCTAG